The following DNA comes from Anopheles coustani chromosome 2, idAnoCousDA_361_x.2, whole genome shotgun sequence.
AAAGCATAGATCTTCAGATGCCTATCTAAATTTTTTATGCCAAGAAAATACATTACTTTACCTActttttgcatgaaaaactTCCTGTTTTGTTCATCGTTTATGTAATGATAATAAACCATGTAatgtataaaacaaaatcgaatgaaaGAGCAGAATAAGCAGTGCATTATTATGGAGCATTAGGACATTTCGCAACCATCCTCCGTTGGTCAACGTGGATGGGGAAATCTGTCGCCACCCGTCGCCAACATGAATCGATCAACCAACGAAGTGCAATGACCGCAGCTACGCACATCCCCTGGAATCGGGGTGACACGATAAGACAGAGCGGCATAAATATCACGACTTATCCATTGCATCATTATATTGTCTGACGAACCAACTTTTGGTGTCTTTCCTTTACAGTGCGTTTCTAAGAATCATTGTCCTTTGCCTCTCTTCTTGATGCGAACACGTTCTCTAATTTTTCCCATTGCGCAATACGGCGTCTTGTCGAATTTTTCCTGCTTTCTGGTCGTTGGCACACCAGAGTTAGGCCGAAAATAGAAGAATACGTAGATTTGATAGCTCGATATGGTAGCATAACAGACCCTTTGAGATTGTTGGGGTGCATAAAtatggttgtgtgcgtgtgagtttcttcttctttctttcgcctCACAACTATCACAACATCAATGAAAACCACTTCGCACGTAGTCTTGTGACGATAAAAACGCAACGGCGGAGGAAAAAGATGCGTGTGCGTAGCAGTTCGTGGTTCGTTGTGTTGGTGCACGTGTCACGGGCGGCGGCTGGCTTGCTTCCGCCGACGGTTCTCTTCTCGCGGGGTCACTAGACCAATgaacttttacttttatttatcacACAGCATGTGCGGGAGGGTTGGATGGGACACTGGGAAGCATGCGGGGGAAAGAACGCATGCTCAGAAGCGGCGAGTAGAGTGCAAGTGGCTGGTCGGAGCGGTGGAAAAGGCATTTATGCTGGCCATGCCTATATGAGCATGTATGGGGTTTACTCGGCGTTATTGtgaggaagaaacaaaaatgggCAAAGGGGAAAACATGTGCAATAGAATGCCATCCAAATCCGAGCCGGTACGATCGGGCGATACGATTTCATTTAACGTTGTTTTCCCTGTTCCTGCCCTTTGCATTcgccctccctcctcccccgtGGTCATTAGGTTAGCAAGTTGTTATCAAAACTAAGTCTTATCCCTAAGACATGTTTATCTCCCATCAATCACCACCTAATGGAACCGTTCCGTGGTATGTTCTTAGCATTTGACGCTCTCAGGCATGCTTTTGTTACATAAACATAATAGATTGGATGGGTGTAGTCCGTGCTTTTCAAGCATAGTCCAACTTTATTTGTGTGATGTTGTGGAATGCAATTCACAGTTTTATGTTCAAGTAAACCGAACCGGCCCTAAATAAGCCTGCAAATATGGGAAAACACTGTAAAATATGTGTCGTTGAGATGTGGAAAGTTTCTAAAACTGTTTCCACACcaattttatttgtctttAATACTTCCttttaaattattactttAATACTtccttttaaatttaaaataatttcattcataATTTTCAAGACTTATAATATTCATATACAGTCGtctatattttgataaaactcAATCGATCAATTAAAGCTGCATTGAATACAAATTTTAGGTTGTCGATAAGACATTCACTTGTAAATCATtgaaaagtgtaaataaaacaaacgccaGCAAATTGGTCGTGATGCTTTATAGAAgtggttcatttttcaaattattttgtttggaatttaGCATCtgtacacaaaataataaatgagtTTTTATGTAAGAACTATATGAGTACATTCATTATTTCTTATCTTTATTTTGTAACCTACCTGCAAGTTTTGTGGGAATTTCTATCAGCAGAGCTTACCGTGGTTGCACAAAATTAAGATACTCCTTTACATCTTATAAATAAACAGTTCATAACTTGAAAAATCTAGTGTGTTTTATGAATAGGAAAATGATAGCAAGATTAGTATAATATGAGCAGAAAAGTATTAGAATATGTTACCAAACTCTTCAGTCTTATTGCTTTTTAAAGGAAACTTTGtaattgaatatattttcaagaagaaaattaatgCAATTCGGCTAAACAACAGCCGAGAACCATCACAAGACGTGTTGCGGTTTTTTCACATCACATTATGTACTAGCAGAGCAAATTAACACCGAGTCGAGAAGATAAATCCTACAGTTCATTGACCCTTTGCAAGGATATGTTCAGAATACGGTTCGTAGCTTTCGCAAGAGCCAAAATCAACGGTTTGGCGCCTGGGCGATGCCAAAGTGAGCGAAAAAATCGATAGCACACGAAGCAAAGCTGGATGCGGCAAAAGAACTACAACGATGGTACAAGCAGGtgtgcaaaaatttgcattaCTATACCTGATACCAAACTTGTGTAATTTCATCCCCAGTTGCTGTTTTGCATTTGATATTTTGTAACGTGAATTGAAATCAGTCTTTTCAAACATTAGTTTAGTTTTTCCGTCTCTTTTTgggtattttgtatttttataccACGCTGTATATCAATGTAATGAACTATTTTACTTAAAAGAAATCTACTAAGTGTTAGAAAAACCGCTCAAGTTTAgttgcttattttttttctttttttgataGTATCTTTAGAAAGATACTTGTGAGTATTTTTCTCATTACTTAatcactttcttatttttacgATAACATGAAATTTGCTAGAAAACATcctatttatttgtttcatattATCCACTTGATAACATAACATGGCCGAATTTTTCTTAGGGTGTGCCACCAACCCATATTGTTCGCCCGGTGGCCCACTGATACTCCCAAATTTTGTCGGAAGAGGCTTTTATCGGTCAATGACCGCGCGGCACGTGTAGCAGCGCAGAAGCGGCCGGGACGGAGGAGCTCGTGTATATAGGATCTTAAATATCTTTCCGTACATAGACCATGGTTCCGCCATTGGGACTTGGAACGAATCGAGGATGTCGGTGGTAACGTCttttttcgttccaacaaaATTCCCTAACCCCGCCACCCAGCTGCCAAGTGAGGAGCGCCGTTGTGCCATTTCGGCCGGCACCGAACCATCCCCCATCCATCCCCCACGAAGCGGTTTCACTCAAGTTTTGGATCTAATTTTATCACATCAGCAACGTTCCTTCAGATTCACCCTCATCTCGCCTGGGAAAGCCAACAAGCGCGCGTAACCGGCACCTTcggccgatcgatcgatcgattttggTTGCCTAGGTGCCGAAGAACTCCAGGTCTTCATCCGGTACTAGGGGTGTAGTATTCTTctcgatgtttttttcttacgcGTCTCACGAAAAGTACCAGGCGTCCGCTTCAGCCGGGCTCAATGGTTGAACATGAGTTAAATAATTCTGATTGTATGAGGGGAATCTACAGTTCTGTAGCATCATGTagatcaacaaacgaagtatTCATGAAAAGGTTATATTTGAGGAGCAAAATttttaaagcagtttctaccaAAGAAAATTCTTATACGTTTGTAACACGTTGCATAGCAATactatttcatttgtttgccaACTGAAGAACGTGATTTTGATATATTATTGAAACTTTATAACATTCAAACTCACTTTACTTTTTCATTATCATGAAATAAACtataatgtaaattttaagcCTGAGCGTCTCCGAAAAATTAAGTATTTTTGTAATAACTACTATCTTTATTATCAATATTTTGCCGTTTATGAagtataaatgaaataaactttgaacgcttatacccttattagacgtaACTTTTTACTGTTATCCGTGTCTAGAAAGTTAAAATCGCGTGCGACAAAATAATTCCTACCTGAAAACCCGAAACTTGGCATGCCTCACTTCTGAAGgatgatttgttgtttttattaatttatcttaTAAGCTGGATCTGAATTTGATATCAAGAATCATGCTGAAAATGTTTACCATTTAACTGGTTTGTAGAGTCCAAATATGGTAAAAAACCCACAAACCATTTTATACTTTTGCTTTTGCAGAGCTagtaaaaattttcaaactttggtttcaattttgattgaaatatgTTGTGCATTTGATGATTTCGGTATTTCTATTTAACGGAACAACTAGCATAAATCATCATTAAAACATATCTGAATTAAATAAACGCAAAATGAAATCCAAATTTGTGCATATTACAGAATGTGGTGTGCTGAAAATAGTACCAAAACTTTTCGGTATCTAATATAAAATACacaatttcttgtttttcaatactttttttttaattccttATCGACAGTAAATTTAAGTCCAAAACTGAGTAATAAGTTGAGCATAAAATcagctttttaccttttttctgcAGTATCCCTATTTACGCGTGCACGCAGAACGCAGCCGCAGCAAGCGTGTGCCGTTGAGTTCAACGACCTTCCGGTGCGACTCCCGAAAAAtccccaattttgggactgtCTTCGGTgggttgactttttttttctcctccccgtGCCTTCCCGTAGACACGCACAAACCTACGCGTTGTGCACTCCCGTGGCCCGTACCTAGTGCCGCATTCAATCCCAGAGCATCAAATGGAGCGATTCCCCCAGCTCCCGACAATACTTCCCCCGCCCTGCGCCCGCCGAAAACCCATGCCTTCGCCGGAACCGATGCCCCAGATGTACGCACGATTTTTGCTGTTGGGAAGCAGCATGTTTCCCTAGCACTCGAGGGGGCAGTGGATGGCCCAGACCGGCGCACTCGTCACACCGCCTGCCCTGTTCTAGTTGTAGTATCTTACCCACTCCCAAACCCGGCCAACCCAGTGATTCCATTCTAAAGTGCCCTTTTGCTGTTGGTGGTTAATGGATCCGGGTGGGCAAGGGGGCACCGGATTCATCATCGCACATAAGCCTCAACATAAAACCCTAAGGGAGCGTAATGTAACCGCGTCCCCGGCAGCGTCGCTGCGGCGAGAGTAAAAGTATATGTTTAACCTAGTTTCGGCGTGGTGCGTTGAGCCAGGAGGAAGCCGTCGGTTTTTTGGAGGGATTTTAGCAGCCCCGGGTTGTGTTGCTTGCCCTTCCTTGCCTCGAAGCTACCCTGCGCCTGCCAGCGAACGATAACAGAACCACCCTTCCTCCCCAAACCCGGGGACCGGACTGGAATTTCTGCTCGAAGCGAAACTGTTGCATTGATCGGGCCCCGAGTTAGGCAATGGGGCGGATGAGCTTCACGAGTTTATCGAGCGGCAAGTGGGAGGAATTATGCCTTCTAAGCGGGCTGACACTGGCGACGCTGGGGTGCCAGGCTAGGAGTTCGGCAGAGGcgttttcttcatttgtttccAGCAAAGGGATGGAAGTTTTCTTTGTTCAATGATAGGTGACATGGTTAGTCGCTTTGGTGATAGGCCATGGAGCTCTCTTATTCCACTTCTAAAACATGGCAATTATACTTTCGCTTCTTTTAATATCTATATCTTGAATGTCAAGAAGGCCTAGCTGCTCTAAAAACAGCATACATTCTTTATAATGAATACAGTTTTTGCTGGTTTAGATGGTTCCGTTCAATTTTATAATCATATTCCTCAGGTCTTCCTCTGGTTGGTTCAGTATTTTCTGAAAAATTTTCTAAAGAATctttaaaaaacgttttcgaCCCAAGAAAGCAATAAATCTGCAGCGCCATCTAACAATAACGTTCGAAAGCTCTTTTAtatacttattttatttattttaactcaTCAGCCCAAGAACGGgattcatttattttggaTGTAATTTTCTTCACAAACAGTTTTTCATGGTTTATCTCAAGATTCGTTTGGTTTGCACAATTCATCTTCTATTTTGAATCGAATATTTTGCACTCACATCATTATTAGTTTCAAAACATGCAagagatgaaaaaataaagatttacTGGCCCATAAAGTCAAGGAAAAAGGAACTGgcctgaaaataaaacaaccatcTTGCAGCATTCGTTTGCATTGAATGAACATTTCATATGATTAACTTTATTTCATCCAAAAAGATATACTTCACCATTTCACCAGACAGCATTtgtcttaatttatttttaatcacttAAACTTACAGCAAACAGGACAAACAGTCACGTTCAGATTCCCGCGCCCCACGTTTCTTATTCGCTTGCTACTTAGCTAAGTTGTTGTAGACAGTCGTCGATAGTTGGCATCATAAAAGTTTGACTGAGAAGttatgttaatttaaaaaaaacacagactTTTGGAAGTTCCACGGGAAGCATGAGCGGATTTAGAAAAACCGAATTGTATCTATTCTAAGGTggccttttttcgtttttgttgagACATTTCATGCTCCCAGGAACCTGAGCCCGCGCGGTTCGAACAGGGCCATCGATCGGGAATTGTTTAGAAGCGCAGTTCGATTTtaaatatccttttttttacatactAAGAAGAGAAATTACTTACGAATCACAACTGTAACGTGTCTTTGTGTGCACAGTACCACGGGAGTATCTACTGatgcaatttttgttttcctttccccatTGCTATTACATCGTTTTATAAGTTACTCTAATAATTATATTATTCCTTCTTCGATCCTTCGATTACGCGCCACCTGCACTAATGTAATGGCAGTTGATTGCATCCGTCCGTTCGAAGCGATAGCGAACCACACGGTGGCCGATTCGAGAATAATGTCTTTTCGGGGTTTGCGTTAATTTCGTTTATGTGCATTACAATCTTTTCCTTGCAAAGGAAACACCTATTatggggaaaatgaaaacggtttCAATAAATATGCAGAGGCGGGGACAGTTCCCGTCACTAAATCTCTTGTgctacatgtgtgtgtgtgtgtttaataTTGTAAGTACATATTCTAATGACTCGTTACGAGTGTTTCTAATTTGTTTCCGTTCGTCTTGGTCGCGATAATCGCTTCCTCCCCCGTCATGCTCTTTCCTACGATGTTGTCCTTCTTCTACGGGAAGGACATTGACTAATCTAATCGGCCTCACTCGAGGGCAAACTACAGTGATCGCGAACTCACGACATCGTCGCACAATTAGAAGAAAATACCGATCCTAAACATTATGGCGCTACAACAGGGTTGAGGAGGATTagaatttcttttcaaacacatccatgAACGGGAAGGCGGCCTTCTCCGGGCGCAACAGATCGATCAGGAAGCACACCGTACCGGCGTAACCCTCGTACAGGCTGAACGGGCAGTCCGGGTTGCGTGCGTTCCGGATGAATTCCTCGTGCGTAAGAAATTCCATAAATTTCAGCGCCCGGTGCAGATACTTCGGATCGGAGGTGAGTCGATAGAGCAGCAGAAACACGTAACCGCTACCGGCCACACCGTGGCAGATGCCCGGTCCCTTCCGCAGCAGGCCCTTCCGCCACACCAGGTCCGCACTGCGGACACACGACTGCAGGTAGCGTTGCTCCTGAAACACCAGATATGCTTTGGCCATTAGGTAGACCACCCCGGCAGCTCCGTGGCACCAGTGCACGAGCGGTTCGGCACGCGTACGCCGCACACAGTCCTGCAGCGTAGTCGGAAAGTTGCCCTCGGCGTCCTGCAGACCGAGCAAACCGTCGACGGTGTTTTTCACCAGCGACATCTCGACGCTGCTCAGGTTCTGCTGCAACGGGGACTCGAGCAGCATGTGCATGATGGCGGACGTACCGTGGGCCGCCCCGAGGTAGTCGTCCCCGTAGCACTGATAGTAGAGAGGTAGAAGGCCGGTACGGTGGCGTTTGCCACTCTCGAGCGTGCTGGCGCAGATGACGCCGATGACCTCGGGCGGGAAGAGTTTGCGGTCGATGGTCTGGTGCAGCCAGTAGATACCGGATAGGTACCCGGCACGCCCGAACAATATCTCATCACTGCCGTTCTTGTTGAAATCGAGCCGTTTGCACACTTCAATGCCGGTCGCGAAGCAGCGCAGATCCTCGTCCATCTCCTGCTTGGCGCTATGTCGGTGTGCAATGGCCGCAGATACCGCGTACACACCCGCATTCCCACACAGAAACGAGCACCGTTCTTCCGGTCGACCCGCATACCGCGCGGCAAGCGCTTTAGCGTTCACGACGTACTGCTTGGCATACTGCAGTGCTTCCTGGCCGAATATTCCGGCATCGTGGAGCTTCAGGAACATATAGGCAATACctaaaaccaaaccgaaccaaACGAATCAAACATAAGCAACCCCATGGTAAATGTCAGTTACTGCAAAGCAATAAAGAACTGCACCCTACCAGCATCGCCCACGTATAAGTCACCCCGCTGATCCGTATTTCGGtcgggttttgtgttttccactATCAGATTCACGTACGACTGGATTAGCCCCTTGATGTGGTCATCGCATCGCTGTATCGGCCCCCCGCCGTAGTCCGGAAAAGGGTTCGCAAAGTATCGGGTAGAGCCCATGAGTAGAGCCGTGGCTGAAAAGCTGTTGCCTCTTCTGCACGAAAGTAGCAATTGGGAGCGTGTTTAATGGAAACTCGGGACCGCTACGTTCGTTGCTGAATTTTAAACTAAAACCACTGCACCCCGGTCAACACCCACAAAGTTACCTGCAACTTAACTATAAATAACTACTATCTTTACTTTTGCAAACGACCAGCACGAGCCTTTTCCAgcgagtgtttttatttttcactgcaGTCAAGGTTGCTTCTATGTAGCTATGACTCTAAAGGTTGGTCAATTTAGAgcattttgataacaaaacaagCCGATTACCACAGGTTATCGAATCCGGTTGTGGCTCCGGCTCAACATCTCTTTCGGTGCAAACGTTCGGAGCATATAATTGATTGCtagaaaaataaggaaacgaGCGAATTACTTTCAAACCAAGCAAAACACGTCAAAGCTATAAAAATCCCATTCAATTAATGATTCTTTTTCACTCGAACGCTACTTTGTTTGAAAGTTTTGAAAGGCTCATCAATATTTTGAGATATGAACCTTCAAGGAAGTATGAATCAATTCGATTGAGTCTTTGGTAATAGATTCACATAAATGGATCGAAcgcaatcaaatctgattcgaatcccaatctaTCAAAtttttagaatctgtcagatgaGATTCAAATCtgtggaatccgtctagggatcgaatcttcaagtCTTCCAAATctcgattctgccaacactagttcgTCTGTCGCGCTCGAACGCATGGGGCGAGAGGCGGGTGATCTCTTTCCCGGACCTCGACGATCACCGCCCTTCCCGGCAATGCTGGTATCAACATCAAACACCAAAACATTACTACCCGGGGCTCGCAAACAGCTGAGTGAAAATACCGCTAGGTCATTAAAATCCAACATTGGTTCAAAGTACGCTGATAAAACCGGTCACCATAGAGCAGCAATACCATCGGGAAGCGTGTTTAGGTGCAAGAAGAATCCGTTTGTTCGTTACTTGATGTACGTTTTATGGAATAAGCTGTTAactaaataaaagcaaagatagttgaaattatttGACCATGGCTAGCAGTAGACTGTTCCGTGCAATAATCATGGGAGCCCCTGGTTCCGGCAAAGGCACCGTATCGGGACGGATCGTAAAAAACTTCAACATGAAGCACATTTCCAGCGGAGATTTATTGCGTGcgaacatcgaaaaacgtacCGAGCTTGGACAGATTGCGGACAAGTACATCCGAGAGGGAAAGTTGGTGCCCGATATTTACATAACGAAGTGCATTTTGGGTGAACTGGATCAGATCAAGAACCACTCGTGGTTGCTGGACGGCTTCCCCCGGACACGTGAGCAGGCGGACGATCTGTGGCAACAGGAGCGAATCGATTCGGTAATCAATCTCGACGTACCGTTTGAGGTAATCATCGAACGGATCCAAAGCCGGTGGGTGCATCTTCCGAGCGGGCGGGTGTACAACGTAGGTTTTAACGACCCAAAAGTGCCCGGTCGGGACGACGTTACCGGTGAACCGCTGAGCCAACGGCCGGACGACAATCCGGTGGCTGTGAGGAAACGGTTGGAAGTGTACGATTCTTGTACGCGACCCATTAACGAGTACTTCGAGAAGAAAGGAGTACTGGCGACTTTCAAAGGAAGCACGACTGATGAAATTTGGCCACATGTTAAGCAATACCTGGAGTCAAAGATGAAGTAAACCCGCCGTAGTTGGTGCATGTAATATTTAGAATCACTTGGTGCTGTACGATTCCATTTAAACAGTGCAGAAGGTAGGAGGGAAAAGataagataaaaaaatgtacGAGGTTATGCCTCTTATCTAAATGGTGAAGAAATTCCAAACGCGACAATAAGCAAATACATATCATGTTAAATCCTACATTAAATGAAATCCCTTCATTGTGTTGTTCATTGCTTTGTATTGCAGtgatttattatttagttTATTTCTACAATTTGAACCTTTTCGTAAATTTAGTACCAACTGTACAACACTTAAAACGTACTATTCAATTCAAGCCCGCTAGACGACAGCTCGAAAACATgctgcatttgtttcaccctcatacaaaaaagtagcaCGTTTGTTCCGcgcgtaggacgtttttaggacgatatttcgagctgcctagcgggagTTTGCG
Coding sequences within:
- the LOC131261904 gene encoding lanC-like protein 3 homolog codes for the protein MGSTRYFANPFPDYGGGPIQRCDDHIKGLIQSYVNLIVENTKPDRNTDQRGDLYVGDAGIAYMFLKLHDAGIFGQEALQYAKQYVVNAKALAARYAGRPEERCSFLCGNAGVYAVSAAIAHRHSAKQEMDEDLRCFATGIEVCKRLDFNKNGSDEILFGRAGYLSGIYWLHQTIDRKLFPPEVIGVICASTLESGKRHRTGLLPLYYQCYGDDYLGAAHGTSAIMHMLLESPLQQNLSSVEMSLVKNTVDGLLGLQDAEGNFPTTLQDCVRRTRAEPLVHWCHGAAGVVYLMAKAYLVFQEQRYLQSCVRSADLVWRKGLLRKGPGICHGVAGSGYVFLLLYRLTSDPKYLHRALKFMEFLTHEEFIRNARNPDCPFSLYEGYAGTVCFLIDLLRPEKAAFPFMDVFEKKF
- the LOC131261911 gene encoding GTP:AMP phosphotransferase AK3, mitochondrial, with amino-acid sequence MASSRLFRAIIMGAPGSGKGTVSGRIVKNFNMKHISSGDLLRANIEKRTELGQIADKYIREGKLVPDIYITKCILGELDQIKNHSWLLDGFPRTREQADDLWQQERIDSVINLDVPFEVIIERIQSRWVHLPSGRVYNVGFNDPKVPGRDDVTGEPLSQRPDDNPVAVRKRLEVYDSCTRPINEYFEKKGVLATFKGSTTDEIWPHVKQYLESKMK